The Drosophila gunungcola strain Sukarami chromosome 2R unlocalized genomic scaffold, Dgunungcola_SK_2 000006F, whole genome shotgun sequence sequence CCTGAAAATCTTCGGAGGACTCCTTACCGATCGAGCCATTGGTTAAGACAACTATGGTGGAACATGTGCCCACACACTGTGGCAAACACCTCGTCGGCCTGGCCAAACAATTCGGCGCATATGACGCAGTTTAAGTTCAACATTTTTGGCACAAATAACTACATAAAAACAGTTATTACaatacaacaacaataaaatgcaCGCCGCACAATTTACGCGCCCAACGAAATACAGCTGATTTCTGGCGATTTCACCACCACTGCACGAGCTAAATCCACCACACCAACAGATGTGGGAAATCGATAGTTTTGCATAGATAGCTATTTTCGCTAGATAGGTCGACAGTTTGAAAATACAGTTCGacttaaaatgatttaaaattaccGCGCACTATGAACATCATACACCAGAAACACATTAATTACCTCTGCCTTTGtaagaaattttcaatttgcctactatatgtattttacattgtatattatattaatatttaacaatacaGTTGGTAAGCATTTTCAGAGAATATAgttacaaattaaaagaatatgtTATATTGACAGCCTGAATAGTTCCTATTATCTCTTTCAAAATGCAcaatattcatatattttaattttgaaaatcacattttacagatttttaaaggaaaatttaTTCTATAGTTACAATTTAATGTTAAGATTGAGATTGGCTATTTCTTTTGGCCATTGCAAATAGTTTTCTTTTCACCATGGCGGAGTTATCGATGGCAATGCCAGCACTAGCGGGTTGTTTGCGAAAGCACACCGTGCGCTTTCGATAGCGCGACAGTGCCATCGGTGCCACCACTAATACACAACTATAAAAGTCGTCGAGTAGCAATAATAAATAGGATTGTGATAGATTTGTGCATTTAACTCCGTTTGTTAGTTGTGTTCCAATTGACCGTGGGTCCCAGTGAGCTAACTGCAATCGCACTTGCACCGGAAGCGGGAGCTGGGCGAAAAGGTGGATAATTTGGCGTGCGCATTTCATTTCGACACCTTTGTCAACGCTGATTCTTATTTGGTGGAACACCGACGACCAGCGCACGCATACAAACACAGAACAAAAGTGTGTGGAAGGGGCAGAGACAAACAACCGTGcgataacaacaacaatcggCAGCGATCCCGTCGAGAAATGGAAATGGCCAACAACATGGTCGGCAACAACAGtggcggcagcaacaacaccacCTACGGCAGCTACAACAACAGTGCGGCGGACAGTGGACACAGTTCGTCActgggcggcggcggaggcggcagtggaggtggtggtggcgaGGGGGCGCGGTTGCGGGATGTTTGCAACATTCTGAACGCAGGCGCCACCGGCTACCAAATTCCAACAGGTGGCTGTGCCTACGACCACATCATCGCCCTCATGCGAAACCTCGACCTGCAGGACGATGGCATCGTGCTGAACTCCAAGATCAAGACCATCGAGACGGACTACTGCAACATAGTGCGCGACGAGTCGATGCTGTGGTATGTGTTCCCCGCCGTCCGTGCGCCCATTGATGATTAATAATATCATAAGTTGTGTGTATGTTCGGTAGCTCTTTTCGCGTATAAATACCCGGTGAGGTGAAGGTACAGTGCGGTGCGTAAGCGTAGGTCCAACTTATTCGGATAGCTAACTGCTTTTGAAAGCACCTTTCGATAAACCGATAAAACCGATCCTACAAAAAACGATTTAAACATATTCcgtaaattaatttgtagctgtttaacaaacaaaaagctcGGTAAGGTAAAAATTCAATAGGTATTCGGCAATTGGTAAAACTTTCTAGAAATGGTAGCCAAATTTATTGTTGAAATTTCGGGGCTTGCGTCAAATGTAATTTATGCATTCTACGGTTCCTTCATTggaaatttatgtattttgccCCCTGACAAGAAAAACACATCAAAGTTCAGgagtttctttatttttggcgTTTAGCCGGTAGattaattaactttattaaGCGTTACCTATtccatttttctttctttccaTTGCTTAACTAATAATGACTTCCTAAATCAattaacaatttgtaaaatagCATAAgctaatattataatttccatCCGCTGTACATTTTTGAAACGCACTGTACATGTAAATATGTGTGCACACGAGTTTGTTGTTTGCGACCAGGTTGCTTGTACGTCAGCGTGTCTTAAAAATTTACAGCTTTTCATACAAATAATAACGACTAGAGAGACATCGGCGCCATCGAATCAGTTCAAAGTGAACAATTTTCCCTCCGATTCTCTCAGGCTCATGCTCGAATTAATTGCTGAGTAAATAGTTCGCGGCTTGGGCTTATCAGATAATGCTGCTGTGCCTGCGAACCAATCGTGTAAATGTATACAATAACATACCAACAGTTGGAGGCAAACAAATGTGGTCGTTAAAGCGAGTTGTGGCAAAAACTATAGTAACGATCAAGTAGGAAAAGTAATGACTGGTAAAAACATATTCAGATTATTACTATAAAAAGGAAATCAACATGCACATTTATATGTGTGTAAtacaaatgaataaataaatatgtaagaTATTGGAAGATTTGGAGAGTAGTCATAGATTCCAACCGAATCATTCAAAgtatatttatgtatgcaatttttatttaaacaaacaacaCAATAGTAAAGCCAACCCCAAACTTAACttcaataataacaattgttAAATTGGTAGGGCGTTCAATAAACATATCCTAAGGTACACATTGATTTTGTCATAAGAAACTCCTTTGATATTAATTAAGTAAACGATTCTTATTCGCAGCGAATCTATGGAGTACCTAAATGACAAGGCGCTCGGCGATGGTGACACGGCGCTTAAGTTCGCCCTGCTATTCTCGTCGCGAAACTTCGACGCCCTGGCCATGAAGGAGACAAAGGTGCGCAGCGCCATGCTCAAGATCCTGGAGACGAACTTCCTCAACGCGGATACGTACCGGGTGCACGACAAGAATCGGCTGTATAACTCGATCACGCTGCTGGGCGAGTACTACCACAGGGTGCGGCTGGCAGATAATGCCCCGATCACGATTTTGGGTGAATCCCTGCTGGACCTGCTCACCCGCGAGCTGAATGACACCTCGGTGGTGCTGGGCACTCGCATCGCCCGCCTGGTGCTCTCGCAGATCACACTGAACGGGGAGATTATGCGCAAGCGCCACAAGGTGGAAATCGACCTGCTGCTCTTCCATGTCCGCCGCCATTTGATCATGCAGCCCGCGCTGACCGCCAAGGTAAAGGCCATGCTGCTGATGGTGCTGGACCTATTCTACAGCCACTTCAAGCACATCGGTCACGACCTGGAGGCCATGTACACCGACTTTTTGGTGGTCGAGGATGGCGAGGAGGATGGGGTCAACAATAACGGTGCCGGCCCCCAGCATCCCGCTGAAGATGGCCgcccgcagcagcagcagctccagcatCAGCAGTCGGAGAACGGGAGCAGTGCTAACACGTCCGCCCATGATCAGGATTCCTTCGATCCCCCGTCGACGACAAAGAAGTGGAGCGAGCAGGTGTGCGAGGATTCGTTCTGCGACATTGGCTACGGCGAGGCGGAGCAAGTCGACGATAGGTACTCGGAGGCTGGAGGTCATCCATACCCTGCCAACAACTCCCTCGCCCTTGGCCATCGACGTCGCGGATTTCAGCCACGCCAAGTTCCGCGGCCTCTGAAGTCGCAGCAGCCACAACACaatcagcagcatcaacagccAAACAGCATAGAGTATGtactttattatattattttaaatcaactagCTGTTAGTTCTTATTTAGCTGAGAGTACCTACtacctttaaaattaaattaaatttaaaattaaattataaaagataatgtttatatgttttataaacattttctttaaagtaaAACGTGCGTATGAACGTTTTGATCAATCACACATCATATATCAATCAAACTGATACGATTCTTTTGATGGGCttatattcaataaaaaattatgattgattatttaaacttatatatattataccaaaaataacataaagctcAATTGTAATCTTATTATAGCGATATTTCCAAGATTGATTCAAGTCCTATAAGTAAGTCAaggaaaatctttttaatcaaattatttatttgattcaactaaaaaatatatatttcagtttttattaGTTTGATTTTCAACAATGTGTTGCTTATACAGATTGCGTTGatagattttgattttgatcttgagattaattaaaacaaaatataaatacagtaaaatattaatttattgtatCGTTTTATAtgattaatttgttgtttttcttttcgtttaTAGACGTGTTCTCAGTAACAGTCAGAGTTAAAACAAATTGgtaaaaacgaaatttaaaactatgttTATGCCAAAAAGCTTTACTCTATATATCAGTTCATTcctaattttaagttttacaaatttgtaattttcctttttttttaatgacaatTTGCAAAGAATCAATATAACCATATACGTACATCTTTAACAGTGCCAACTCCGACCAGTATCCATCCATGGCCAGCAGCGAGGATCGGGACGAGAGCAAGCCGCTCCCTAGCTGGCGGAAGACACGCTTCAACCGCAACCACGACGGCGACCAGAGCAACGGACGCTCACGGGACCAACAGCGGCGGTACAGCGTGAGCTGCGACGACGACCACCACAGCGTGCGCAGTGAAGGAGGCGGCAACCTGCGACTCTACAGCATCCACGACAGGAGGAAACACTCGCAGGAGCGGATCGAGCGCAACATGACGGGCGGCGGCAACTACAACAGCATCGTCAACTCGAATTGGGATCAGCGGGATCGCGACGATCGCAGCGAGCGCTCCTACATAAGTAACTACGAGCGCGGGAACAACTACAAGCGTGGTGGTCGATTCAACAACCGGAACACCTACGACAAGCCGCCGCGATTCCagaagcaacaacagcagcagcagcagcaacagttgcagcAACACCACCAAGGCGGCCATCAGAAAATACACAGTGATACCTGGCGGCGCTCCAACAATGCCATAAATAGTGGCTACCAGGATGAGAACTGTGCATACAACTCCAACGGTCCGGAGTCAAATAGTCGCAGCTCTTCGAGGGCTCGCACTCTGCCAAGACCGCCAAAGTCTCAAATGGATAAGTCTGCCGGCTATCGATACAACCAGAGTCCCACGCATGGAGGTGGTCCGAGGTTTCCGCGCTACAGTAGCCAGAGCAGCTTGGCCAGCGAGGCGTCCAGTTCGTTTGATCGTCGCCAGCAGACCTCGCCGCAACATCAgcaccaacaccaacaccagcCCCAGCGGCATCGCCACTTCACGCGCCGCTCCCAGCCGGACATCCATCAGCCGCAGAACGAGGAGAACTGGCAGGCTCAGAGTGGCCAGGGTCAGGCCCAGGAGCAGCCACCACCGCTGAAGGAGGAGAGCGAGCTGGTGCGCAATGCCCAGCAGACCACCAAGTACATGAACTATCTGTCGGCCCAGAAGTGAGACAGATTAGCACATCGTCGTCAGGGcagaaaaatacatttgtaaaCTAGTTAATATAGTTTATAGAGAGTCATCCCTCAGTTACTTCCACAATGTTCTTCAAGTctgttaaaaagtttttttttcgttgtttcCTGAATTGTTTGCCGTAAATGTTTCCTAATGGAggtactatatatatacatgtagACTGTTTTTCGTCCTAAACTGAGCTCAAATGTCAAACCAAAACACCCAATTCAGCCTATCACAAATCAGAATCAACTCAAAACCAGGCTCAAACAatcagcaaacaaacaaaagtcaaaacACATGCATGCATTACTCATCGGATCCGATCAATTTGTAAATatcaattatatatataaaagtctTATGTAGTcagacacacacaaacacaacacATAAACACTCCCACACAAAACACAGTCACACactcatttttatatttatacatacaaATTGCTTAGAAACTAAGTACAAAGTCAAtgaaataacaacaaaaaagaaatcctatttctattgaaaaataaaagcctGTTGATTAAATGTTACAAGCATGTTGagcatatatatttgtattttagctaaatatatacatatatattaaatgtCATGTTACAGTGCAGATTCAGCagatttattaaatgaattataCAAGCTAAAcgtatttttaaagcaaattttgAGAGAGGCTCTTTGTTGGAACAACAAAGCCAAGCCGGAGTGCAGAGAGAAATATGAATTGTAGAGTTATGCGAGTAGTCtattataaatacttaatccCCCTTTGTTTAGGCATAAGCATTATGTTCACAACATGCGTAGGTTCCAAACACTAATCAGAATATACATAGCGTCtaacacatttttaataaaaaattataacatgaagatgaagatgaagaaAGCAGTAAAAACGATTTTGAAAGAACGAATTTCTACCGAGGGATTGCAACCAGAACCTCATAGTCTGGCACATTGACTTCCAGTCCCCGGTGCGGTATGTACATGACCTCGTGGGACGGATGAACTTTTCCCAGCCGCACGGTTCCATCGTAAAGGCCACGTCCCGTGTAGGTCACCTCCCCATCTTCAGAGTATCCGGTTTGGAGAGCATCCGACGAGTAACTTCCCTTTGTCCCAGGCACCCATTTAAGATCGCATTCGGTCAGTATCAGTACTTCTACTTCCGAAAAGAACTCGTATGCCTGACAGTCCCAGGAACACAATGCAGTTTTGTTTTTCGCCACATAGCTGGCCGGTAACAAGTCGTTGTTCAAGTAGACGCGAGCCACATATGTGGAGTTACCCTTATTGTCGAAGCCACATTTTACCACGCCTTTCGGTAGCTTTGTGGCCTTATAATCCAGAGGAACCCATTGAATGGGCACCTTGGGCGGCTCCTCACCTTTACCTTCCCGTCTCTCCGAGAAGTTCAAATATATCCGCCGGATATTATCCCTGTGACAACTCGATCGGCACTGCGGACAAGTCAAGGATATGTTGAGCCAGCGCGTCAAACAGACCTTGTGGAAATTATGCCCACAGCTGGCAGAGTAGAATATCACATCGTAGGGGGTGTAAAACTCGCTGCATATCGCACATATAACTCCTAAAGATGAGGACTTATTCCGGGCTTTTACTTCCATTTTACGACCTGTATGGCtaacagatattttaaaaataataaactactTATAAAATTCTTATGACGAAGAGCAAAAGCCCGAACTATATACTTGGTTTGTTCGACAATCAATGAACTCAAACAGAAAAATTTACTTAGGGTAACCTCGCCTCCCTTTTCCTCACTTTACCTACTTAAAGATTTCGGCTCTTATCGATCTGACCCTTTTGTAAACTGGTTATCTCTgggtttgctttctttttctATAAGATAAGGAATTTATCAATGCATATTGTGGCTGTTCTGTCCTTATTTAGATTACCATTTCTAACACCATTgaagttaaataaatgaaaagatAAGCCTTTTTTCAAGAAAAAGCTGCAGGTAATTGGTTTATAATGTAGGTATGGtgttaaaaaaagtttgttttcaaaacgatttaaaagattttcaaaGGTTGCATACATCTGGGCAATTTCaaggaaattcaaaataaaactcattaaaataTATCGGAGCAAATGCGGAACAAATCGAAGCGATTTTCAACAGGAAATGCCTTTCTTAGCAgtatgaaatttatttgtttatggtTTGAGAATCTAAAGGTGCcactatattttttaaaatataacagacgtacatacatataacACAGATTCGGGACAATATTAAGACACAATTCGTAAAGGGATTTTTAAGGAAACCGAGATGCTGGATCATCATCGTTCGGCGTGATCGCGTGGTGTGACGACCAGGACCTCGTAGGTGTTAACGTTTACCTCCGCACCCCGGTGCGGCATGTACATGACCTTGTGGCTGGGGTGCACCTTGCCCAACCGCAGGATGCCCTCGTAGATGCCGCGTCCCATGTAGGTGATCTCGCCCAGCTCGGAGTAGCCCGTGTGCAGGGCATCATGTGGAAAGCTGCCATGCTGACCGGGCACCCACTTGAGGTCACAGTCGTTCAGCACCAGGATCTCGACATCGTCGGTGAGGGCGTAGGCACGGCAGGCGTACGATCCGTAGGCGGCCTTCTTCTCCGGCACATAAACGGAGGGCAGGAGGTCGTCGTTAAAGTAGGCCCTGGCCACATATGTGGGCAGCCCGTCCTCGTTGGTGCCGCACTGGACGGCTCCCTCGGGCGGCTGGTGGGCATCCGGGAAACTGTGCACATCCAGATCCATAGCCACCCACTCGATGGGCATCTTCGGTGGCTCCGTGTCATCGTACTCCGTGGCCTCGGCGAAGTTAAGGTACAGCCGGTGGACCCGGTTCCGGGTGCAGGAGGACCTGCACTGCGGGCAGGTGGAGGATCTGTTCAGCCACCGGGTCAGGCAGTCCTTGTGGAAAACGTGTCCGCACTTGGCGGTCGAGAAAACGATGTCGTTCGCCCGGAAAAACTCATTACAAATTGCGCACAGCACATTCAACGCAGGCGATGAGCCAGTCGCCGGGGCAGGTACTCCGTCTTCACCGGCGGCACTGTCCGTGTTGTCACCCTCCATATCTGCGTATGTCGTCACTAAGCTGTAGTTTTATTCCTGGTTTATTTCACAATAACCAGAAAACGATAAACTGCATCCTGCTATCTAGTGGTGAGCTTTTAgcaaatacaataataatagcGATGATATCGGTACGTTCCTCAGTTGTGGTATATTTTTAGTAGCCCTAAAAAAATACCACAACGTAGGAACTTAACGGTAAGTTACAAGTTTTTGTAAACGGACTTCAAATACTTTAACTGGAatgtaaaatgatttttaataaatagattgtgaaaataataattaaacaaaaataaatacatgctacaataaataaataattcataataTGGTTTtctttcaaactttttttttttttttttttttataaaagtgtatatttattcaaaattaacaGGTATACTGCTACCTATGTGGCAGCTTGAGCAGTTTGTAAATATAGGGGATAACAAAATTTTGGCATATTAGATTATACATTAATTCTACTTGATTTACATCTTAATTTCTTCAGACTTCGAATGTGTTAAATATATCTTAATGGAAGGTCATGTGGGTGGTATCTTTTAAGTCTTCTTTTCGTAGGTCTCCATATTAGCCTCTTCGCCAGGGTGTTAGGATGAGAGCCAAGACGTCTGAGGTAGTTTTCGGCGTGCGTACGACATACATCGCCTATCTTTGCGATTTGGAGATCTCTTTCTATATCACTAGTTCTCATGAACCAGGGGGCGTTGCAAATCGATCTGATAATCTTACTTTGTGCTACTCGGATTTTGTTTAGGTTCGACTTAGACGCTGTGCCGTAGATTTGTAATGCATATTTCCAGATTGGACTAAGAATAGCTTTATAGATGCGAACTTTGTTGGACAGTGAGAGCTTATTTCTTGGAGATAGAACCCAGGACATACTTGCTGCCTTTGAGAGCACAGACTGCTTGACCATGGTTGTGTGCCTCTGGAAAGTGAGTCCTCTATCCAAAATCACACCAAGGTACTTGTAGTAGGACTCGTGTCGAAGTACAGAGCCGAGCATGGAAATGCCTGAGCAGTTTTTTGGCCTTGTGGAGAATGTGACACAAGCACATTTGCTGCAGTTGATGCCTATGTTCCATTCTGTAGTCCACTTTTCAAAGCGTGTCACGTACTCCTGCAGGCCCGAGGTTGCAATATCTATACTTGAACTCCTGACCAAAACCGCAACCGCAGTGTCGTCGGCGTATGTTGCGATGAGCATGTTATCATCGTCAACTTCGGCACAGCCCCAGGAATCTGGCATATCTGACGTGTAGAGTGAGTAAAGCGTCGGGCCTAGTACACTGCCTTGGGATACACCGGCTGAGACTGGACGTTTTGACGGACTTCTCACCATCGACAGTCACACTGAATTTCCTTTCTGATAAAAAGCTCTGAATGAGGAGGAAAAGCTGTGGCGTTAGTATAATCTTCAGTTTACTTAGGAGACCGTCGTGCCATACCCTATCAAAGGCTTGTTGAACGTCCATGAACACAGCAACtgcatacattttgttttccatggCTTCCAGAGCAAAATTGACAACGCGGTGTAGCTGTTCAGGAGTACCGTGACTTTTTCGGAAACCAAACTGAAATTTTGGAATAGCTTTGCTCACACTTTCTAGTCCAAGGATCCGATCCAATATCACTCTTTCCATCATTTTGCCCAATGCCGGTAAGAGACTGATTGGCCTGTATGCGTCTACTTCGGTGGGTTGCTTTCCTGGCTTGGGAATCATTGTGATAATAGCACTCTTCCATGTACTTGGATAATGACTGAGCCTTAAGACGCTGTTGAACAGCAGTACTATAAAAAGTAGTGCTTTTTTGGGAAGAATTTTGAGCGTTTTGTTGTCCAGGAGATCCTCACCTGgagcttttttgtttttgagctTTCCGATCTGTGTCGCAACCTCTTCCAGTGTTACAGGCCTTGTGGGCAGGGCCATTTGAAAAGGTCTGTCCAGACGCTTCTTGAAGACGCTTCCCCCGACAGCAAGACCTTATATTGCCCCACCATTGATGTTTGGCATTAAAGTCCCCTCCAGCCAAAAATGTAGGGCCCAGAGATGCTATAAGCTGGTCGAAATCGTTTTTTGTCCAGGGCTCGCTGGGAGGAAGGTACAATGAAGCTATTTTAAGAACACCTCCATTTGTTGGAAGATCGAGACTAGCTAGCTGTAGATCATTTCGTGATGTGGGCTCAGCTTGAGTGTGAATAATGTTAGACTTGATGAGGATAGCAGATCCTCCTTTAGCGGTGTTACTAGGGTGATTGGCAAGGTATTGGTCATAACCAGGTAGGTACATTTTAAGACCAGGACGCATATGGGTCTCTGTAATGAGCATAATGTCTATTGAGTTATCAATAAGGAAAAGACGAAGTTCTTCACTTTTCTTAACTAGACCTCTTGCGTTCCATAGTCCGATCTTAAGTGTTGCGACTGTCATTTCCCTGAAATAAGAATCTGAACTAGGTCGCGAAAGGCCTTGTTCGACTCAATCGTTTCCATGACTAGTTTGAAAAGTTGATCCAGCCTAGCATTTATATCAAAGATTGCCCTTTCCAAGGTGGACAGATTTCTGTCAGAGTTGCGGTCATCTCCAGGAATATGTGCCACAGGCTGTCTGGCTGTCTTTCAAACTAAGCTGGGAAAGCGATTATTTTCaagcataatttatttatgttagttcaaatgaatttaagctttttaggttattattgtttttagtcAGAAGaaacaaattgcttaaaaaaaataatgctaGGAAATTAATGTGAAATTgaattgataattttattttggaatGTAACAATGTGGAACTAAAAAAGCATGACATCTATTTGTAAACTCAACTTTAATGAAGGACGAATTTCCAtgaattttctaaaaatgttcgttAAATTGTTAAAGATTGAGCGGTGCAAAGAATacccaaaatatttatttataaagtgAACTATCGATAAGTAGCAGCACATAGTTACGATATGCAATCGGTCTGGCAACGCCGCGCGGTACGTGGCTTAGGAAAagctaaacaaattatttacaaatcgCTTTAAAAATTAGAAGATACAGAGGCAGACACCCGACGGACACGAGGAGCACAGAGGGCTATATGAACTGTAAGTTGCATGTTTGCAGTCCTCGTTCGTTTCCCCGTGTTCCCCAATATGCTTTCACTTTTTATGGCCAAGTTCAACATACAACTACAAAGGGTATTTCAGCTGATTAACTGTTTATCTGGTTATTCAATGGACACTTTAAACGTTCCCCAGCCTCTCGCCGcttcacaaaaataaactatttggCGCATAATATGCAAATGTAGTGTTTGTTTTGGTTCGCTACatacaaatatgtatgtacaagAGTACATAGTACATATGtttgacacacacacacacacacacatatatgtacataaaacCTGCGCTCTTTGTTTGCCGCCTATAAATAAACAGCGAAAAATGCGTACTGACTAATGCCATTTGTTGCTATTTAGCCGCTCTTTGTGTACGTCAACAAAGCtttattatataaacaaatacaaatcgGCCATCAGCTGTTGTTAACCCTAGATAGACTTCATTATTAGTTGTACATTTTGGACATTCATTAAAATCGTATCTATAAAACAAAGACggtttttaaactaaaagttaacttgttattaaaaagtataccaaaaaaaaaatagtaaaacttGTGTGAATTTGAgtctaaataatttaaaattgtgttttatttttttggcgaGCAAACCGCAAGAATGTGTTCCCAGCGATAAGGGTCGTTTCACTTTTCAACGAAATTATTATGAAGTACGGGAGTTCCTGAGTCTCTCTTTTTGCACTCTCTTTTGTGTTATTCTATAAGCCTCTCTTTGGAGTACACAAGCAGAGTAACTATTGCATCGTTCACAGCCTGAAGGTATCTTGTTTGATTTCCTGTGCTCCCCAATTTCTTTctacaaatatacaaatttgcataatGCTTTTAACGGAAATATTAATGTCCACCCTCTTTGGGTCGCAGAATCGATGTGGAACTTCCATCTGgggtttaaaatatatgaccGATAAGgttaatttcattttctaaGGAAATGTTTGTGAAATGCGGGAAGTTCCTTGAACTCTTCTGCTGGCTCTCTTCGATTTGCCTCTCTTTGGAGTGCAGAACTAGAGCGGATATTGCATCATGCGACGCTTGGGATTTCATCATCCTAGTGGGCTGGTATAAAAGCAGCGTCGCTGGCTTCTTCACGCTTATTCCATCATCGCGATGCAAGCAGTAAACACCCGGCAAAAGACGAAAGCACAACTCAGCCAAATGGGCGTAGGATAGGTCGGGATTGCCTTCAGTCTCCAGGGAATTCCACCTTCTAACACGACGCACTTGCTCTCTGATCCTTGCAGAACTCACCAAACATCCAGCATCACCATCAACCTGCACCATCACACACAGACTCCAATGATTCCAAGGATACAGTGAGGC is a genomic window containing:
- the LOC128254572 gene encoding uncharacterized protein LOC128254572, with translation MEGDNTDSAAGEDGVPAPATGSSPALNVLCAICNEFFRANDIVFSTAKCGHVFHKDCLTRWLNRSSTCPQCRSSCTRNRVHRLYLNFAEATEYDDTEPPKMPIEWVAMDLDVHSFPDAHQPPEGAVQCGTNEDGLPTYVARAYFNDDLLPSVYVPEKKAAYGSYACRAYALTDDVEILVLNDCDLKWVPGQHGSFPHDALHTGYSELGEITYMGRGIYEGILRLGKVHPSHKVMYMPHRGAEVNVNTYEVLVVTPRDHAER
- the LOC128254552 gene encoding uncharacterized protein LOC128254552 isoform X2, which translates into the protein MEMANNMVGNNSGGSNNTTYGSYNNSAADSGHSSSLGGGGGGSGGGGGEGARLRDVCNILNAGATGYQIPTGGCAYDHIIALMRNLDLQDDGIVLNSKIKTIETDYCNIVRDESMLCESMEYLNDKALGDGDTALKFALLFSSRNFDALAMKETKVRSAMLKILETNFLNADTYRVHDKNRLYNSITLLGEYYHRVRLADNAPITILGESLLDLLTRELNDTSVVLGTRIARLVLSQITLNGEIMRKRHKVEIDLLLFHVRRHLIMQPALTAKVKAMLLMVLDLFYSHFKHIGHDLEAMYTDFLVVEDGEEDGVNNNGAGPQHPAEDGRPQQQQLQHQQSENGSSANTSAHDQDSFDPPSTTKKWSEQVCEDSFCDIGYGEAEQVDDRYSEAGGHPYPANNSLALGHRRRGFQPRQVPRPLKSQQPQHNQQHQQPNSIDDISKIDSSPIMPTPTSIHPWPAARIGTRASRSLAGGRHASTATTTATRATDAHGTNSGGTA
- the LOC128254552 gene encoding transcription factor mef2A isoform X1, whose protein sequence is MEMANNMVGNNSGGSNNTTYGSYNNSAADSGHSSSLGGGGGGSGGGGGEGARLRDVCNILNAGATGYQIPTGGCAYDHIIALMRNLDLQDDGIVLNSKIKTIETDYCNIVRDESMLCESMEYLNDKALGDGDTALKFALLFSSRNFDALAMKETKVRSAMLKILETNFLNADTYRVHDKNRLYNSITLLGEYYHRVRLADNAPITILGESLLDLLTRELNDTSVVLGTRIARLVLSQITLNGEIMRKRHKVEIDLLLFHVRRHLIMQPALTAKVKAMLLMVLDLFYSHFKHIGHDLEAMYTDFLVVEDGEEDGVNNNGAGPQHPAEDGRPQQQQLQHQQSENGSSANTSAHDQDSFDPPSTTKKWSEQVCEDSFCDIGYGEAEQVDDRYSEAGGHPYPANNSLALGHRRRGFQPRQVPRPLKSQQPQHNQQHQQPNSIDANSDQYPSMASSEDRDESKPLPSWRKTRFNRNHDGDQSNGRSRDQQRRYSVSCDDDHHSVRSEGGGNLRLYSIHDRRKHSQERIERNMTGGGNYNSIVNSNWDQRDRDDRSERSYISNYERGNNYKRGGRFNNRNTYDKPPRFQKQQQQQQQQQLQQHHQGGHQKIHSDTWRRSNNAINSGYQDENCAYNSNGPESNSRSSSRARTLPRPPKSQMDKSAGYRYNQSPTHGGGPRFPRYSSQSSLASEASSSFDRRQQTSPQHQHQHQHQPQRHRHFTRRSQPDIHQPQNEENWQAQSGQGQAQEQPPPLKEESELVRNAQQTTKYMNYLSAQK
- the LOC128254576 gene encoding uncharacterized protein LOC128254576, with the translated sequence MEVKARNKSSSLGVICAICSEFYTPYDVIFYSASCGHNFHKVCLTRWLNISLTCPQCRSSCHRDNIRRIYLNFSERREGKGEEPPKVPIQWVPLDYKATKLPKGVVKCGFDNKGNSTYVARVYLNNDLLPASYVAKNKTALCSWDCQAYEFFSEVEVLILTECDLKWVPGTKGSYSSDALQTGYSEDGEVTYTGRGLYDGTVRLGKVHPSHEVMYIPHRGLEVNVPDYEVLVAIPR